Below is a genomic region from Spirosoma radiotolerans.
AACTCAACAGGGTGCTTTTACCCGACCCGCTGGCCCCAACAAGTGCCATAATCCGGCCAGGTTCAAGGTGCAGGGTAACATGCCGGATAGCAGGCACATCGCCGTAGGCTTTAGTAAGTTTAGTAGCAGTGAGCATACGTAAATCGGTAAGGCCCTGAAGACCTTACCAATTTTGACCAGCCTTTAAAAAATGAAGTTTGTACTCAGGAATTCAGACTTGTGATTGCCCACAATATCATTCAGAATCTCTTTGTTGGCTGGCGTGTCTTTCGTGGCCACCGCCGACCGAATGGAAAATGAACGGAGCGCATCTTCCACAGACAAGGTGCCTTCGGCCGAGTCTTTCCGGCCTGTGAAGGGGAACGTATCCGGGCCGCGCTGACACTGGGCGTTGATGTTGACCCGGCTAACCAGATTTACTAACGGGTCAATGAGTCGGGCAATTTTTTCGGTATCCGTACCAAAAATACTGGCTTGCATGCCATGATCATCCGTAATGAGGTAGTCGATAAACTCTTCGACATCATCGAAGGGAACAACCGGAATGATTGGGCCGAACTGCTCTTCCCGATACAGTTTCATACCCTCTTTAACCGGATAAACGACCGCCGGTCTGAACAAGGATGCGGAAACCTCACCCCCGCCCTCGTTGACAATCGATGCGCCATGCGCTTCTGCATCCTGGATACAATCGGCCAGGTAATCGGGTTTACCTGGTTCCGGAAGTGGCGTAATCTGCACCCCATCGCTCCAGGGCATGCCTGGCTTCAGTTTACTTACTTCCGCACTGAAGCGTTTTAAAAATTCATCGGCTACGGAGCGATGTACCCACACAATTTTTATAGCCGTACACCGCTGGCCATTAAACGAGAGGGCGCCCAACAAGCATTCTTTAACCGCTACATCCAGGTCGGCATCGGGCAAAATGATCGCGGCATTCTTGGCATCCAGGCTCATAATCGACCGCAGCCGGTTCAGTTTCGGATGTTGCCGCTGCAACTCATCAGCCACCCGGCTGGAGCCAATCAGGGTTAAAACATTTACTTTTCCCGACTGCATAACAGGCGGAATGACATTGGCCCCGCGGCCGTATAGCGAATTAACAACGCCTTTCGGAAAGCTGGTACGAAACGCTTCGAGCAGTGGATAATGCAGCAACGAACCATGTTTGGGGGTTTTAAACAAAATGGTATTCCCCATTAAAATGGCCGGAATCAGTGTCGTATA
It encodes:
- a CDS encoding NADP-dependent glyceraldehyde-3-phosphate dehydrogenase; amino-acid sequence: MNTQGLSQLFPTEDQIPADYRIEPIHQREYLLNGEMRPWDGPVSEVFSPICIPGADGKLERKLVGSFPVTGPDEALEALNAAVEAYDNGRGEWPQMSVADRIGCMETFVGKMLEQKKLVVNLIMWEIGKNLADSTKEFDRTVKYIYDTIDTLKTMDRNSSRFRMEEGIIGQIRRSPLGVVLAMGPFNYPLNETYTTLIPAILMGNTILFKTPKHGSLLHYPLLEAFRTSFPKGVVNSLYGRGANVIPPVMQSGKVNVLTLIGSSRVADELQRQHPKLNRLRSIMSLDAKNAAIILPDADLDVAVKECLLGALSFNGQRCTAIKIVWVHRSVADEFLKRFSAEVSKLKPGMPWSDGVQITPLPEPGKPDYLADCIQDAEAHGASIVNEGGGEVSASLFRPAVVYPVKEGMKLYREEQFGPIIPVVPFDDVEEFIDYLITDDHGMQASIFGTDTEKIARLIDPLVNLVSRVNINAQCQRGPDTFPFTGRKDSAEGTLSVEDALRSFSIRSAVATKDTPANKEILNDIVGNHKSEFLSTNFIF